In the Kribbella sp. NBC_00482 genome, one interval contains:
- a CDS encoding ABC transporter substrate-binding protein: MNIVSTLRKSRLTVAAASVAVFALALSACGNDSDSGGGGEDKAKAAGITLVKPGKLTVCTHLSYKPFEYKEGTKVVGFDVDLLDLLAKDLGVEQEVISIEWAQVTSGAAYQAKKCDMGMGAMTINASRKAAIGISDPYMDATQVLLVKKGAPYKSLADLKGKKIGVQADTTGKDYADAASKKLGFEVVVFNDLALQTNNVKSGRVDAAINDNGALYNFVTSNPDTEVTAEFNTGEQYGFAAKKDDPSATKLLTKFNELLAKAKSDGTYNQIFKKWFGVEPKK; the protein is encoded by the coding sequence ATGAACATCGTCTCAACCCTCCGCAAGAGTCGCCTGACTGTCGCCGCTGCCTCTGTGGCGGTGTTCGCGCTCGCGCTATCGGCCTGCGGCAACGACTCGGACAGCGGCGGAGGAGGCGAGGACAAAGCGAAGGCGGCCGGCATCACCTTGGTGAAGCCCGGCAAGCTGACGGTCTGCACGCACCTGTCGTACAAGCCCTTCGAGTACAAGGAGGGCACCAAGGTGGTCGGCTTCGACGTCGACCTGCTCGACCTGCTCGCCAAGGACCTCGGCGTCGAGCAGGAAGTGATCAGCATCGAGTGGGCCCAGGTCACCTCCGGCGCCGCCTACCAGGCCAAGAAGTGCGACATGGGCATGGGCGCGATGACGATCAACGCGTCGCGCAAGGCCGCGATCGGGATCAGCGACCCGTACATGGACGCGACCCAGGTGCTACTGGTGAAGAAGGGTGCGCCGTACAAGTCGCTCGCCGACCTGAAGGGCAAGAAGATCGGCGTCCAGGCCGACACCACGGGCAAGGACTACGCCGACGCGGCGTCGAAGAAGCTCGGCTTCGAGGTCGTCGTGTTCAACGATCTCGCCCTCCAGACCAACAACGTCAAGTCGGGCCGCGTCGACGCCGCCATCAACGACAACGGCGCGCTGTACAACTTCGTCACGTCCAACCCGGACACCGAGGTGACGGCCGAGTTCAACACCGGCGAGCAGTACGGCTTCGCGGCCAAGAAGGACGACCCCAGCGCCACCAAGCTGCTGACCAAGTTCAACGAACTGCTGGCCAAGGCCAAGTCCGACGGCACCTACAACCAGATCTTCAAGAAGTGGTTCGGGGTGGAGCCGAAGAAGTGA
- a CDS encoding amino acid ABC transporter permease, translating into MTVSDAVVEKRRGLSPRQRAQRSRGIQYAVLIVIVVVAAFTANWSQIANVFFKPEFVKSAFTSGLPGAFLKTIEYTAGAFVIGLLGGTLLALMRLSPVAPYRWLATAYIEFFRGLPAIVVFVAFSLLPLAFADLVIPFDPYGTVWLALGIVAAAYMAEVIRAGIQAVPKGQIEAARSLGMPAGVATRKIVLPQAFRIVLPPLANDLILLVKDSSLVFIIGTSAAAYELTGFGRDLANTESNLTPLVTAGFCYLIITLPLGLLVRWLEAKAARAH; encoded by the coding sequence GTGACGGTCTCCGACGCGGTAGTCGAGAAGCGCCGCGGGCTCAGCCCGCGGCAACGCGCCCAACGCTCTCGCGGCATCCAGTACGCCGTCCTGATCGTCATCGTCGTGGTGGCGGCCTTCACGGCCAACTGGAGTCAGATCGCAAACGTCTTCTTCAAACCGGAGTTCGTGAAGTCCGCGTTCACCAGTGGGCTGCCCGGAGCGTTCCTGAAGACCATCGAGTACACGGCCGGGGCCTTCGTCATCGGCCTGCTCGGCGGCACCCTGCTCGCGCTGATGCGGCTCAGCCCGGTCGCGCCGTACCGCTGGCTGGCGACGGCCTACATCGAGTTCTTCCGGGGGCTGCCGGCGATCGTCGTGTTCGTGGCGTTCAGTCTGCTGCCGTTGGCGTTCGCCGACCTGGTCATCCCGTTCGACCCCTACGGCACCGTCTGGCTGGCGCTCGGTATCGTCGCCGCCGCCTACATGGCCGAGGTGATCCGGGCCGGCATCCAGGCGGTGCCGAAAGGGCAGATCGAGGCCGCCCGGTCGCTCGGCATGCCGGCCGGCGTCGCGACCCGCAAGATCGTGCTGCCACAGGCGTTCCGGATCGTACTGCCGCCGCTGGCCAACGACCTGATCCTGCTGGTGAAGGACTCGTCGCTGGTCTTCATCATCGGCACTTCCGCGGCGGCGTACGAGCTGACCGGCTTCGGCCGCGACCTGGCCAACACCGAGTCGAACCTGACCCCGCTCGTCACCGCCGGCTTCTGCTATCTGATCATCACCCTGCCACTCGGCCTGCTGGTCCGCTGGCTGGAGGCCAAGGCTGCGAGGGCACACTGA